TTGGTCGAGTGACTCGAAAAAGTCGTGCCCCGCATCGACGACTGGCACGCGAGTGCCGAAGCGGCTCCCCTCCACGACGACGACCCGCCCGCGACACACGAGACCGATGACGGCGTGTACTACACCGTCATCTCCGAGTTGTCCGGTCCCGCCCCCGCGACCATCGAACGAGTCTACGTCCCGGTGTCGAAGGCGTGGAGTTGCGATACAGAACTCGTCACGGTCACCCCGAGACACGTCGAGACCGGCCGCCGCGGTGGTCGCCGACTGACCCACTTCGCCGGTGTCACGAGCGGCGACGGACCGAACGACCGGTCGTGGCGCGTCAGGGTAGACGTCCTCGCCGACCCGCTGGACGGGTATCACCGCGCCGGACTGCAACTCACCGAGACCGTCGACTACGTCGAGTTCCCACCCGAGACGCTCGTGACGGTCGCCGTCGGATGAGGTAGCGGTCGGTCACGGCGAGAGCGACCCGCTGCCCGACGAGACGGAGCCACCGTTGCTGGGGAGGACCCCGGTGACGACACTGCCAGCAGACGTGAAACGGCCACCGAGGTGGACGTCGACCGAAATCCGCGGTCCTGGGAGCACGCGCCGCCTGCCGTGCGGACCGCCCGCTGTGGTGCCTTGCCGTCTACTCCGGGTCGTTCTCGCGCGTGGCCGTTCCGGCACGGTAGAGACTCACCAGTTCCGAGAAGACCAGTGCGAGCACTGGTCCCCAGACGAGCAACAAGAACCCGTGGCTCGTGTTGGCGAACGCGATCACGTAGCCCAAGACCGGGACCGAGAACAGCACTTCTCCGACGACCTGCTGACGGTACACCGGTTCGGGGTCGGCGGCGTCGTTGTTGTCGCCCTTCGTTCTGAACCGGACTGATGTCTCGGCCGTGTACTTCTCGACGACCCGATGTGTGACGAGTCTGTTGTCGCCGCTCACGAAGGTAATGACGTCACCCTCCGTGATACGCTCCTCTACGTCGGACGATTCCACGTCGTCGACGAACACGACCGATCCCGTCGGGATGGCCGGTTCCATACTCCCGGAACTGACCGTCAACGCTCGGTCCGCACCGACGAGTCCGGGGAACGCCTGGGCGACGAAGACAACGACGGCTCCGAGCAGGGCGAGCGCCAGTACCACTTTGAGTGCCCTGCGGAGCATCGTTGCTTACTGGTTCTCCGGGTCGTACGAGGTGAAGTCCGGGGCTTCCGTGTGACGGCTCTGGATGAACTGGAAGTCCAGTTTGATAGACGTCCGGTCGCCCTGGATCTCGTTGCCCACACCGAACGGGATGTGGAAGTCGTAGCCGAAGTTCAGGGTGTCACCGGGCTTGAGCGGCTTCACGGTCTGCGTGTTGTTACCCGAGTCGCCGTTCTGGGGAACACTGCCGTCGAGCATCACCGAGCCCGTCGCGAGACTGGCGTGCCCGCCGGACGCAGTCTGGTAGCCGATGGTCATGTCGTCGTCGTTCCACAGCGCCGTCCCGATCGCGTTCAGGTTCTGTGACACGTCGAGCAGACTGCGAGGGGCGAGGTAGTACTCGGTGTCTTCGTCGATCCCATCGAGGTCGCCCGGGAGGGTATCTGCGTCGAACTCTCCCTGCGGGGTGAAGCCACCCCCGGTCTCGGGCTGTGCGTTCGACCAGAAGCCGGTCGGGGTCGCACCCGCGTACTGGCCAGTGAAGCCGTCGTCGTCGAAGAACCGGCAGTTCGCGTCGCTGTCGTAGTACGGGATGATGTAGATGTTCTGTGCGAGTTCACCGTTTCCGTCCACCAGGTCGCCGCCGTTTTCGAGGTTCCCGTCCTCGTCGACGTTCTTGGAGTCGACGTCGTCGTCTGCGGCGATCTCCGGCTCGAAGTTCTTGTAGTCGTAGTTGTCGACGACGTTGACGCCCGAGGCGACCCACGCCTCGTTGGTCTCCACTTCGAGCGTGAAGTTGACACAGCCGTAGTCTCCCGGCTTCACGTCGGTGAACTCGACGTCGATGGGGACGGCCCGGTCGTTGTAGCCCGACGCGTCGAGGTCTGGACTCAGGTCGACTGCACTACGGCTCCCGTTCACAGGGTGGCCGTTGTAGGAACCGCTCCACGAGAGCGTCCCGTCGAGACCGCCAGCCGTGAAGGTGACCGAACGGTCTTCCGTGTCGCTCAGTTGGGCGAACGTCGCTGCGCCGCCGAGCGTGGTTGCTGCACCGATACTCGCGAGTCCGCCCAGGGCCTTGCGGCGACTGATGCTGAACTCGCTTCCGCTATCAGAGTTGTCTTCGTCTGTCATGGTTGGATCTGGGACGAGAGCCCCACGGCGGTCGTCCGCCAGCCACCCACTGTCTCGAAGTGGGGAAGGTCCCTGTCGGAGAGTTGCACTCCGGGGCGTCTACGCAGGGGTATCGATCGGGGGTGCCGGCGACGCGATCTCGAACGTCGCCGACACCGAGAGAGACACAGCCCGAGACCCGCCTTCGGCACGTGACGCACGAGGCTGTCACCGTACACGAGCGGAGGTCTGCTCAGGTCTGCCGAGCAGGGGGTGGCGCGCAGGGTCGAACGCTCGGTGGGGGAATCTTCGACCGATCGGCGCAGTTCTGGTCCGGGCATGCTGTGGTCCGGGCACAACGCCGTCAGTGGGTTGCACCCGATTCACCCCTGTTCGTGTAAGTGTGTAGTAGTAAACTCGCTTAGCAGTCTCATGCAACTCGTTAGTTCGTCTCAGCAACCGTCTGAGACGCCGAAG
This genomic window from Salinirubrum litoreum contains:
- a CDS encoding signal peptidase I, producing MLRRALKVVLALALLGAVVVFVAQAFPGLVGADRALTVSSGSMEPAIPTGSVVFVDDVESSDVEERITEGDVITFVSGDNRLVTHRVVEKYTAETSVRFRTKGDNNDAADPEPVYRQQVVGEVLFSVPVLGYVIAFANTSHGFLLLVWGPVLALVFSELVSLYRAGTATRENDPE